The following coding sequences lie in one Mycobacterium sp. Z3061 genomic window:
- a CDS encoding acetyl-CoA acetyltransferase — protein MGGSSAGVWILGGYQSDFARNLARERRDFAALTAEVVDGTLAAARVDAAAIGVVHVGNAFGEMFATQGHLGAMPATVCGDLWDKPASRHEAACASGSVAALAAMADLRSGAYDSALVVGLELEKTVPGDTAAQYLGAAAWTGHEGEGARYLWPSMFAEVADEYDRRYGLDDTHLRAIAAVNYANARRNPNAQTRAWTVPDPITDDDETNPITEGRLRRLDCSQMTDGGAGVVLVNDAYLRDHPDARPVGRIDGWGHRTVGLGLRQKLDRSSDDPYVLPHVRAAVLDALRRADVTLDDVDGFEVHDCFTPSEYLAIDHIGLTGPGESWKAIENGEIEIGGRLPINPSGGLIGGGHPVGASGVRMLLDAAKQVSDAAGDYQVEGAKTFGTLNFGGSTATTVSFVVSTTRGM, from the coding sequence ATGGGTGGCTCGTCTGCTGGCGTCTGGATTCTGGGTGGCTATCAAAGTGACTTCGCTCGCAATCTCGCCCGGGAGAGGCGCGACTTCGCGGCCCTGACCGCCGAAGTGGTGGACGGCACGCTGGCGGCTGCCCGGGTGGACGCGGCAGCAATCGGAGTGGTCCATGTCGGCAACGCCTTCGGTGAGATGTTCGCCACACAAGGACATCTGGGGGCAATGCCGGCCACGGTCTGCGGTGACCTCTGGGATAAGCCCGCCTCACGCCACGAGGCGGCGTGCGCGTCGGGAAGTGTGGCGGCGCTGGCCGCGATGGCCGATCTGCGGTCGGGGGCCTACGACAGTGCGCTTGTCGTAGGCCTGGAACTGGAGAAGACCGTGCCCGGTGACACCGCCGCGCAGTATCTGGGGGCGGCGGCCTGGACCGGGCACGAGGGAGAGGGCGCGCGCTACCTGTGGCCGTCGATGTTCGCGGAGGTCGCCGACGAGTACGACCGACGCTACGGATTGGACGACACCCATCTGCGGGCCATCGCCGCGGTCAATTACGCCAACGCGCGCCGTAACCCGAATGCCCAGACGCGCGCCTGGACGGTGCCGGACCCCATTACCGACGACGACGAAACCAACCCGATCACCGAGGGCCGGTTGCGTCGGCTGGACTGCAGCCAGATGACCGACGGCGGTGCCGGAGTGGTCCTGGTCAACGACGCGTATCTGCGCGATCACCCCGATGCGCGGCCGGTCGGTCGCATCGACGGTTGGGGGCATCGCACCGTCGGGTTGGGCTTGCGTCAGAAGCTGGACCGCTCGAGCGACGACCCGTACGTGTTGCCCCACGTGCGCGCGGCGGTGCTAGACGCACTGCGGCGTGCCGACGTGACCCTGGACGACGTGGACGGGTTCGAGGTGCATGACTGCTTCACCCCTAGCGAGTACCTCGCCATCGACCACATTGGCTTGACCGGGCCTGGGGAATCGTGGAAGGCCATTGAGAACGGGGAGATCGAAATCGGCGGTCGGTTGCCGATCAACCCCAGTGGCGGCTTGATCGGCGGCGGCCATCCGGTCGGGGCGTCGGGAGTTCGCATGTTGCTCGACGCGGCCAAACAGGTCAGTGACGCGGCCGGCGACTACCAGGTGGAGGGCGCGAAGACCTTCGGCACGTTGAACTTCGGCGGCAGTACAGCCACCACGGTCAGTTTCGTTGTCAGCACTACGCGAGGAATGTGA
- a CDS encoding carotenoid oxygenase family protein encodes MDVEVIGKYLSTLPEDDDHPYRTGPWRPQTTEWKADDLTAVEGEVPSDLDGIYLRNTENPLHPAFKTYHPFDGDGMLHVVGFRDGKAFYRNRFVQTDGFLAENEAGAPLWPGLAEPVEFAKRDKGWGARELMKDASSTDVIVHRGVALTSFYQCGDLYRVDPYSGTTLGKESWNGGFPVDWGVSAHPKVDNKTGELLFFNYSKQDPYMHYGVVDENNDLAHYVDIPLPGPRLPHDMAFTENYAILNDFPLFWDPQLLEHKVHLPRFYPDMPSRFAVIPRRGSSADIRWFEADPTFVLHFTNAYEDGDEIVLDGFYEGAPQPQESGAGPAGKWEKLFRFLALDRMQARLHRWRFNLVTGAVKEEQLSDSITEFGMINADYATSPYRYVYAASGKPGWFLFDGLVKHDLLTGGEERHSFGEGVYGSETAMAPRTGGSGAEDDGYLVTLTTDMNADASYCLVFDAARVGDGPVCKLALPERICSGTHSTWVPGTELRRWDRAETAADAVGL; translated from the coding sequence ATGGACGTCGAGGTGATTGGCAAGTACCTGTCGACCCTCCCCGAGGATGACGACCACCCCTACCGCACCGGCCCGTGGCGTCCGCAGACCACGGAGTGGAAAGCTGACGACCTGACCGCGGTGGAGGGTGAGGTTCCGTCGGATCTGGACGGCATCTATCTGCGGAACACCGAGAACCCGCTGCATCCGGCGTTCAAGACCTATCACCCGTTCGACGGCGACGGCATGCTGCACGTGGTGGGTTTCCGCGACGGGAAGGCGTTTTACCGCAACCGGTTCGTTCAGACCGACGGTTTCCTGGCCGAAAACGAAGCGGGTGCACCGCTATGGCCCGGACTGGCCGAGCCGGTCGAGTTCGCCAAACGCGACAAAGGCTGGGGCGCACGCGAATTGATGAAAGACGCGTCGAGCACGGACGTCATCGTCCACCGCGGGGTCGCGTTGACCAGTTTCTACCAGTGCGGCGACCTGTATCGGGTGGATCCCTATTCGGGCACCACGCTGGGCAAGGAGAGCTGGAACGGCGGCTTTCCGGTCGACTGGGGCGTATCCGCACATCCCAAGGTGGACAACAAAACCGGCGAGCTGTTGTTCTTCAACTACAGCAAGCAGGACCCGTACATGCATTACGGCGTGGTCGACGAGAACAATGATCTGGCCCACTATGTCGACATCCCACTGCCGGGACCCCGGCTGCCCCATGACATGGCGTTCACCGAAAACTACGCCATTCTCAACGATTTCCCGCTCTTCTGGGATCCGCAACTGCTCGAGCACAAGGTGCACCTGCCGCGCTTCTACCCCGATATGCCGTCCCGCTTCGCGGTGATTCCGCGCCGCGGGTCGAGCGCTGATATCCGTTGGTTCGAGGCGGATCCGACGTTCGTGTTGCACTTCACCAACGCATACGAGGACGGCGACGAAATCGTGCTGGACGGTTTCTACGAGGGCGCGCCGCAACCTCAGGAAAGTGGTGCGGGCCCAGCTGGCAAGTGGGAGAAGCTGTTTCGGTTCCTGGCGCTGGACCGGATGCAGGCCCGATTGCACCGGTGGCGGTTCAACCTGGTGACCGGTGCGGTCAAGGAAGAGCAGCTGTCGGACTCCATCACCGAGTTCGGCATGATCAACGCGGACTACGCGACGTCGCCCTACCGCTACGTGTATGCCGCCAGCGGCAAGCCCGGCTGGTTCCTGTTCGACGGACTGGTCAAACACGATCTGCTCACCGGCGGCGAGGAGCGGCACTCATTCGGCGAAGGCGTCTACGGCAGTGAGACCGCGATGGCGCCCCGAACGGGCGGCAGCGGCGCGGAAGACGACGGCTACCTGGTGACCCTGACGACCGACATGAACGCGGACGCGTCGTACTGCCTGGTGTTCGACGCCGCCCGGGTCGGGGACGGTCCGGTGTGCAAACTGGCACTGCCGGAACGCATTTGCAGTGGTACCCATTCGACCTGGGTGCCCGGCACGGAGTTGAGGCGGTGGGATCGGGCCGAGACGGCGGCCGACGCCGTGGGGCTGTAG
- a CDS encoding VOC family protein: protein MGKHRTTHWPLSLASIGSIRFARRSSNFAATVRFYRELVGLPLHETFGDSYGSNGAIFGLPSWNLTMEIVESVEPVAVDPHEQLCLYFPDQQSQQAAIARLEAASCPRVEQHPYWSAVGAVTYRDPDGREIVFAPFVYGVNEPEGSSASGTHEFPSN, encoded by the coding sequence ATGGGCAAGCACCGCACGACGCACTGGCCCCTGTCGTTGGCGTCGATCGGCTCCATCAGATTCGCCCGACGCTCATCAAACTTCGCCGCGACGGTGCGGTTCTACCGCGAACTGGTAGGGCTGCCACTGCACGAGACCTTCGGCGACAGCTACGGCAGCAACGGCGCCATCTTCGGGCTGCCCAGCTGGAATCTGACGATGGAGATCGTCGAGTCGGTCGAGCCCGTCGCGGTGGACCCGCACGAACAGCTGTGCCTGTACTTCCCGGATCAACAATCCCAACAGGCGGCGATCGCGCGCCTAGAGGCGGCGTCGTGTCCGCGTGTCGAGCAGCACCCCTACTGGAGCGCGGTGGGCGCGGTCACCTACCGGGACCCCGACGGCCGCGAGATCGTGTTCGCGCCCTTCGTCTACGGCGTCAACGAGCCGGAGGGTAGTTCGGCCTCCGGCACGCACGAGTTCCCCTCGAACTGA
- a CDS encoding SRPBCC family protein, with product MVKIHVERTIRASPERVFGWLSDPANLTAAPLILKAGWAKNSSGHGAGGLREAIATGMWLREEITAYDPPRGYSYRIVRSFPVFDHEGGTLTFTPEAEGTHVSWLTEYTHPVRAGGKAMEAVTSRLFPWNFRAILDRCARALEE from the coding sequence ATGGTCAAGATTCACGTGGAGCGGACGATCAGGGCTTCGCCCGAACGAGTCTTCGGTTGGCTGTCGGACCCCGCTAACTTGACCGCGGCGCCTCTGATTCTCAAGGCCGGTTGGGCGAAGAACTCATCAGGCCATGGCGCCGGTGGACTGCGGGAGGCGATCGCCACAGGCATGTGGCTTCGAGAAGAAATCACTGCATATGATCCACCGCGCGGTTACTCGTATCGGATCGTTCGGTCCTTCCCTGTCTTCGACCATGAGGGCGGCACTCTGACGTTCACCCCCGAAGCAGAAGGAACTCACGTCAGCTGGTTGACGGAATACACCCATCCTGTTCGCGCGGGCGGCAAGGCAATGGAGGCCGTCACCTCCCGTCTGTTCCCCTGGAACTTCCGGGCGATTCTCGACCGATGCGCGCGTGCCTTGGAGGAGTAG
- a CDS encoding VOC family protein yields the protein MPIRDDAPLGAPCWIDLTTSDVDRAQDFYGTVFGWTFESAGPDYGGYINAARDGRAVAGLMANNPEWQAPDNWATYFHTADIYAAVSAITAAGGSGCMQPMEIPDKGFMAVATDPSGAAFGLWQPLQHRGFEVTGEAGAPVWHQLTTRDYRAAVDFYREVFGWRTEQVGDTDEFRYTTAWFGDQQLLGVMDGAGFLPEGVPSQWNIFFGAENVDKTLQVITDNGGAVLREAEDTPYGRLAAAADPTGVAFNLSSLQD from the coding sequence GTGCCAATCCGTGACGACGCGCCGCTGGGCGCCCCCTGCTGGATCGACCTGACCACATCCGACGTCGACCGTGCGCAAGATTTCTACGGAACCGTCTTCGGATGGACGTTCGAGTCGGCCGGACCGGACTACGGCGGCTACATCAACGCCGCCAGAGACGGCCGTGCCGTCGCCGGGTTGATGGCAAACAATCCGGAGTGGCAGGCTCCCGACAACTGGGCCACCTACTTCCACACCGCCGACATCTATGCGGCGGTCTCGGCAATCACCGCGGCCGGCGGCTCAGGTTGCATGCAGCCTATGGAGATTCCCGACAAGGGCTTCATGGCGGTGGCCACCGATCCGTCCGGTGCCGCCTTCGGTCTGTGGCAGCCGTTGCAGCACCGCGGTTTTGAGGTGACGGGCGAGGCCGGTGCACCCGTCTGGCATCAGTTGACGACGCGTGATTACCGCGCCGCCGTTGACTTCTACCGCGAGGTGTTCGGGTGGCGCACCGAGCAGGTCGGTGACACCGATGAATTCCGTTACACCACAGCCTGGTTCGGTGACCAACAGTTGCTCGGCGTGATGGACGGAGCGGGATTCCTACCCGAGGGTGTGCCGTCGCAGTGGAACATCTTCTTCGGCGCCGAAAATGTCGACAAGACGCTGCAGGTGATCACCGACAACGGTGGTGCGGTGCTACGCGAGGCCGAGGACACCCCCTACGGGCGGCTGGCCGCGGCCGCCGATCCGACGGGAGTCGCCTTCAACTTGTCGTCGCTTCAGGACTGA
- a CDS encoding SRPBCC family protein, whose product MAKLSGSIDVPLPPEQAWTHASDLNRYREWLTIHKVWRSKLPDVLEKGTVIESYVEVKGMPNRIRWTIVRYKPPEGMTLNGDGVGGVKVKLMAKVAPKEQGSVVSFDVHLGGPALFGPIGMVVAAALRSDIRESLQNFVRVFARPDPRTNGDSVLDR is encoded by the coding sequence ATGGCGAAACTCTCCGGATCGATCGATGTGCCGCTGCCGCCGGAACAGGCCTGGACACACGCCTCCGACCTGAACCGGTACCGGGAGTGGCTGACCATCCATAAGGTCTGGCGTAGCAAGCTGCCCGACGTGCTCGAGAAGGGCACCGTCATCGAGTCCTACGTCGAGGTCAAGGGCATGCCCAACCGCATCAGGTGGACGATCGTGCGTTACAAGCCCCCGGAAGGCATGACGCTCAACGGCGACGGCGTGGGCGGGGTCAAGGTGAAACTGATGGCCAAAGTCGCGCCTAAAGAGCAGGGTTCCGTCGTCAGCTTCGACGTGCATCTCGGCGGGCCGGCGTTGTTCGGGCCGATCGGCATGGTCGTCGCCGCCGCGTTACGAAGCGATATCCGCGAATCCCTGCAGAACTTCGTCAGGGTGTTCGCCCGCCCTGACCCGCGGACGAACGGCGACAGCGTCCTGGATCGCTGA
- a CDS encoding antitoxin produces MAFLDKAKDLLAQNADKVETAITKAGEFVDDKTQGKYSDTIHKVQEEARKIVDTGGQQS; encoded by the coding sequence ATGGCATTCCTGGACAAAGCCAAAGACCTGCTCGCGCAGAATGCCGACAAGGTCGAGACGGCGATCACCAAGGCCGGCGAGTTCGTCGACGACAAGACACAGGGCAAGTACTCCGACACCATCCACAAGGTGCAGGAGGAAGCCAGAAAGATCGTCGACACCGGCGGCCAGCAGAGCTGA